The Salvelinus alpinus chromosome 14, SLU_Salpinus.1, whole genome shotgun sequence genomic sequence ttaattatcggGTAGAACAGAGATTACAGCTGGCTCCAGACATCGTAggttaagagttgaatacccctgccctatactgtatactgtacaggGCCCAGTATGTAcagtagggaatatggtgccatttgggacacatacagCAGCAGCAGCTGCACATTAGGGCCTGGGAGGGGCACTTTGGTGATTTGATGTACAACATCATGGGCTATAAATAGCTCTCTGAAACCAGACTGGGGATTCACTGTTTCTGGGTGTAAAGGCGTCAGTCATTGATTCATATCGCTGCAATTCCTCGTGGCAATGTTTTTTTGACAGACAGCCAGGCCGTGAAGCAAGAATCCTTAATGTGCACGGATTCTACATTTTTGCTCTGTGTATACCATCAGATCCTCCATAAACCACTATCTTGAAACAGAAAACGGTCAGAGATTCAGGATGAGATGGGATGCTCTCATGCCATGCTCCAGAGTATTGCTGTACTCCAGAGTATAGCTGTAACAATTCAACATGTCATTTCATCAAACTGTGATCTACAAGACAACCAATACTCAGTACGATTATCTGTAGCTACTATCCTCCTGTTAATGATGATCACCACCACCCTATAATTCTGAATTGTCACCAAACACATTACAATTATGAGTTGCATTTCTAGCCTGAATCAGTCCTTGTGAATGAAATCATCAAACGCGTCGGCAAAAGTCTAGTACTACAGACCGTCTGCATCACAGTGTGAGATCCCCCCACTAGCTCAGCGACATCATTACAGTGGTGCTTCAGCAGACTGACAATTGTTCTCTGCTGGATATTAAACAGCTCCACAACATTCTCCTGCGAGCGATTCACAGCAACTCGTTAATGAAACAATCACACTGCGCTGAAGGGGAGGTTCAGTATTATGTCCAGAAAAACATACAGCCTACTATTGTGATCTAAATTAGACATCTCAACAAAGTCGCTGCATGATTATGTTTTTTGTTGGAGGAATGAGGCTCCTctaaaatggtgtgtgtgtgtgtgcgcacgtgtgtgtgtgtggatgtgtttaactatactattatagtaaacaaacaaatgtgatcaactggggacattttgttagtccccacaaggtcaaatgctattttctagggggtttaaggttaaggttagaattaggtttagggttagttttagggttaggagctaggcttagggttagggttaggcttagggttagggaaaataggatttgaatgggactgaattgtgtgtccccacaatgttagttatacaagactgtatgtgtgtgtgtgtgtgtcagagagagtgtGCATGCATGCCCGTGTGAGATGCGGTTAATTCAAGGATTGGACTATAAAGCCACACTAAGACTCGTCAATAGGCAGAAGTGGAACGTATTATCAAAAGCAATGGACTACCTTAAGCAAGTAAGTAAACATCTAGGTGTGCTTTTAGTTTCTTTAGTGGAAAGTCAAGTATAGCAGGGGCACTATTCAATCGAAACCGGCACCCGGTAATTGCCGTTTTCCCATTTAATTATATTTTTCTCATGACTCATGATCTACAATTTGAATGTGGCTCCTCACCAATTAGTTATTCAGTGGgagctttacacacacacacacacacacacacacacactttcaaagGCAGTTATAAATAGGTGTGGCGTACTACAGCTGCCTTTTCTTTAATCAACCCTGTCTGTTGAGCCAGTACCTTACCTATTCTCAGCCCTACAAGTTACAGATGCATACGCCCCAATTTATAAAGGAAATTACCAAGTATTGCAATCAttcaaataaatgaaataaatgtTTAATAATGCAATAAATGATTAGAATACAATAATAGaatagtagaatagaatagaatacaattaAATACAGGAAGAGAGAAGATGCTTCGATGAAAGTAACAAAAATTATACAATCTTAAATCTGCTTTAATAACTGGATGATGCTAAACATAGTTTAGGTTAGGTCAGTTTTCACAACTCATAGTCTACCACAAAATTATTCACGGTAATCTAATCATCCATCtctatatgactactgtctgaccaTTTCAACTAATGGGTAACACTTCATTGAGTTAACTTCATTGAGTTACTCAGAGTATAGTGTTGAATGTATACTCACATTCAACCAAATTGACACTTATGTATGAGATACCTTTAACATTTTTGTGCTTAGAGGATTTTATCTAGGGAAAATGGCAATATCATGAATTTCTCTGTAATGACTGCCCATAAAATGCTTAATGACATATTATTAGTTTTAAAGACCATTTAACAAACAAAATGTCCTATTTGTAATTAATATGTGAgatagtggctggggactttggCCGGAGACGCACCCCGTAGGCTATGCTGCCGTCCATCAATCATAACACATCATAATGGGCCATGTCAAATGCAATTCAGTTAACTCTGATGGGTCGCCAGATTGATTTGTCCTCAACCACCAGGCAGGCAGCAAGCATGATTTTGGAGGAAGTAAAACAACTGTAGTCGCTTTTTAGTTTTAACTCTGTCCATGGAGCACAGGGACACAGGTGGCCTATCAGAATGCAGCAGATTGTGCTGTGGCTTCGTCCTCCTTGGTCTGGGTTGACAAGACAAATCATTTTGTGGAGGTGCTGTTTGGTTCCCCCTGGGGAGCTGGGGGTGGTGCTGATGCCCAGATGAGGTGAGccaggagcagaacaacagatgctTTCACTGAGGGGAGAGAAGCCGCACAATGGTCTATACAGGAACAACTTtataatgcagacagaaaatgaGAAAATGTCAGTCACTGCAGTGCAATAAATAATAGTGTGCgtaaaattacatgtattttaaaccatctaaaccacacaaaaaaatgtatgtttatatAATGAATGTAAATAATGTGCATATATGCCTATGTCTAAGACAGTAAGACTGTAATAAAAAAACATCAGTCCATCACTTCAGAGAGAATGAATTGACCAAAGCATGATAAGTCCTAGCGGATTAACGCCATACATTTGTCAATTGATCATGTTTAAGGTCCCCAGACAAATGGTGGTCTAAATTCTAATTTTGGTCATAATGCATATCCTACACCCTATGAATAGTTGGGTTGCTTTTTAACCCAGCATTTAGAGTGTACATATTTCCTGAGCATCTGATATGGAACAAACACAATCAGGCAGGTTTCCATTAAAACCCAGAATGATCAATGGGACCAGGACGTCACACATCAATTGTGGAAAAACCAACCCTTATCATCACATTGGTTTCAGTGGTCCACCATTAGGCTGCAAGACAACAAGGTGCAAATGTCACACATTCTCTTTCAATGTGCCCTGTCAAATGAATGCCATTTGCACAATTTGAATAGAATATATAAAAATGTTTAGTTTGCGATATGATaataataaatattttttttatatattggtGTTGAAGAATTGTTATATTTTGAAAGGCTTTGTAATAAGAATGACCTCAATAGAATttggcagatgcttttatccaactttgccatgcatgcatacattttacgaaTAGGTGGTCCCGGGAACCGAACCCACTACCTTAGCATTACAAGCGCCACGCTCTACCAACTAGACCTACTGTAGCCATGATTTTCTCAAATTAACACTGAGAACAGATTGATGGAAATGCTCAATCAAAAGGAAAAAATCTTGTACATAATTAGGGGATTAATTTATTCCAATAAACAAAGCtagttgttgttgtattgttatATCTCCAACGTTCATGCATTTAACCTCTCATTATCTACAATTCTTCAATAGGAAACGCGTTAGGCACATAGACTAAATCATTATACTGTCTTGCAtgtatgcaaaaaaaaaacatacaatatgCATTTTTCAAACATTCATTCATCCCCATTGCTTTAGCAATATGAGACAGTATTTGAAGTAAAACACGATTGTCACTGACAAAAAGGCTATAACAATTAGAGAGCGTATAGATATTAAATTACATGAGGGTTTGTCAAAAAGTGAGAGCTAATTTCGGCTAATTATTGGAGATGTGCGTGTCTACAGTGTCTAAGTATAGGCCTGTTCTGTCCTACATTTTCGCCAACTGTCGAGAACAGAACAATAGAAACTGGTTCTTATGTGGATACTTGACCAttcatgtatctctgtctctgctgTTGGTGAAAAGTGGATTCATCATCTGGGAATCAGTGGTAGGACAAGTCATTTTGACAAAGTCTCCCAAAGAGCCCTTTAGGCTACTAATATGCACCAACAATGACTGCTTCTACCTCTTTGGATGGTCTTCTGTCCGTCACCAAAAAGTTGATCATTCCCTCTGACTTGATGAGAAGATTGCAGCCCAAAAAGAATATACCGAAAACCACCGTGAGCGATAACACGCACATAACTGCTATCTGGACAACTCTCATGAGAAAGAGACTTCTCTCATCCGGAGTCGCCGCCACGAAGCCATTATCAGTCACCACCGATGAAAAGTTACAACAAAATATATCTTCAGTCTTATTGAAAAGTCCTGCACTGTCCGTTTGATTGAAAGCGGTAGAATTCATCTCCACTTTTCAATGTTCAGTTGGCACAACAAAAAAGAGCCAAAAGAGCACTTGATAAAAAAAATCCAGAGAAATTCCCCACAACTGCAGAAAAGGATGCTTAGTGAGTAAACACCTTTAAATTAGGTAGGACTATATTTGTTCTGGTGTCTATCAGTCTGCTTTGGCGTCGCATTACTAGACGTTTCCAAGTTCCCTCTTCACAGCCTCAGTGCATTTATGATGTTACTTACAGCAACCCGTGGTTATTATACCTGGTTGGGTGAAACCATTTCAGAAAGCACAGGAGACTGCTGTTTTCCAAGAGCATACAGCAATAGCGCCGCCATGAGCATGAATCATGCGTAATTGTATGACTGAAAaccatttattaaaaaaaaaaaattaactaggcaagtcagttaagaacaaattcttatttacaatgagggcctatcccggacgacgctgggccaattgtgggccgcacaatcacggctggatgtgatacagcctggattcgaaccagggactgtagtgacaccactgagatgcagtgccttacaccacTGCGGCACTCGGGAGCCCATGCGACTGCCCATTCCATCCATTCCATTAATGGGAAAAAGACATGCAATTCGGTGAAAACGTGAAACATTGGATTACATTTCCAATAGCGCTATGATTTTGTATAATGTAGTTGAGCAAATATTTATTGTAGCCTACTATCACAGTCTTTACCACTGTCGAACCCGCATTCTTAAACTCTAATTTCAGATGTGGGTACAATGTGCTTAAACTAGTTCGCATGACGCGTCGGGTAGTCAGGGTTGTTGCTTTTATTTCGGAATCATTCCATTGGTCCTAATGGACGTGAAGGCCAAACTCTGTCGTCCCTGCACTTCTGGCAAGCTAAATCAAGTGCACATTATAATCAATACTtttattgacatctagtggatgtCATGTAGGATATCTAACATTAATGAATTAAatgtaaatcatttatttataaaTCATTTAAGGATTACATTTTCGTTTTCCAATTACATCCAAACGCatcaattcaaaatcaaatcaatcaaatcaaatgtatttatatacccCTTCTTACAtctgctgatatctcaaagtgctgtacagaaacccagcctaaaaccccaaacagcaagcaatgcaggtgtagaagcacggtggctaggaaaaactcccgagaaaggccagaacctaggaagaaacctagagaggaaccaggctatgaggggtggccagtcctcttctggctgtgccaggtggagattataacagaacatggccaagatgttcaaatgttcataaatgaccagcatgatcaaataataataatcacagtagttgtcgagggtgcagcaagtcagcacctcaggagtaaatgtcagttggcttttcatagccgatcatatgatcaaatgttatttgtcacatgcaccgaatacaacaggtgtagcggGGTatagaccttgcagtgaaattcttacttacaaccccttaaccaacaatgcagtttaagaaaaataagtgttaagaaagtatttactaaaataaactgatgtaaaaaaataaataaaaagaagcaaatagaaaaataacaaataattaaagagcaacaataaaataacagtaaagaggccatatacagggggcactggcacagagtcaatgtgcgggggcacagacCAGTCGAGGCAGTTGAGGCAAcacgtacatgtaggtaaagttacTACGCATAGAAAATAAAAAGAGTAGAAGCAGtgtaaaaatggggggggggcagataGTCCGGGCAGCCACCTGACCAGCTGTTCAGGAGTCCTACGGGGggcagaagctgttaagaagccttttggacctagacttggcgctccagtaccacttgccatgcagtagcagagagaactgtctatgtctagggtggctggagtctttggcaatttttagggccttcttctgacatcgcctggtatagaggtcctggagggcaggaagcttggccccagtgatgtactgggctgtacgtactaccatctgtagtgccttgtggccggaggccgagcagttgccatagcaggcggtgatgcaaccagtcaggatgctcacgatggtgcagctgtggaactttttgaggttctgaggacccatgccaaatcctttcagtctcctgagggggaataggctttgtcgtgccctcttcatgactgtcttggtgtgtttggaccatgatagttcgctggtgatgtggacaccaaggaacttgaagctctcaacctgccccactacagccccgtcgatgagaatgggggcgcgctctgccctccttttcctgtagtccacgatcatctcatttgtcttgatcacgttgagggagaggttattatcctggcaccacactgccaggtctctgacctcctccctgtaggctgtctcattgttgttggtgatcaggcctaccacagttgtgtcatcagcaaacttaatgatggtgttggagtcgtgcgtggccatgcagtcatgtgtgaacagggagtacaggaggggactgagcacgcacccctgaggggaccccgtgttgaggatcagtgtagcagatgtgttgttacctacccttaccacctggggggcggtccgtcaggaagtccaggatccagttgcagagggaggtgtttagtcccagggtccatagcttagtgatgagctttgacggcactatggtgttgaacgctgagctgtagtcaatgaatagaattctcaagtaggtgttccttttgtccaggtgggaaagtgcagtgtggagtgcaataaagattgtgtcatctgtgaatctgttggggcggtatgcaaattggagtgggtctagggtttctgggacaatggtggctacagacgtgagtgctacgggtcggcagccatttaggcaggttaccttggtgttcttgggcaaagGGACAATTCTGGTCTGAACTATGCATatcttttaaattattattatgccCAATGTTTGGACAGAACTATAGCTCTAAGACCTAGCCTACTGTACATTTGCTGTATTGATATGAATGCCTAACTTTGAAAATACTTATAAATGTAATGCGTTTCAGAAGCTGAAAGATTACAAAATGTTCCATTATTGGGATAATAGACATGAACAATATTAGGCATTTTTTACGGCTACACCTCTGGCCATCCCTGGTTCGCAACTACCGATAAATCATCAGCAGATGGCAGTGTTTTATACTATTTGATGTAGAAAAGTGACACcactgtttgtgaacagagctgtGCCAAGAAAGTCTAGGTTGCAAAGCTGGCATACTCAACACATTATCTGTGTATCAATTCAGTTTGGTTGTGATCATAATCAAGGCCAGAATGAGAAATTATTAATTATTCTGGGTAATATTGGTTTGTAATGTACAAAATGTGTTATATTTATCTAGGTTTAACTGgcatataattattattattattattcatatagGCTATATTGACCCATTACTCAGGAAGCACCAAACTACAGTCAGACAATTTCAACCAACGAGTTATAACTATTTATTCATGATTTACACAGCCTACATTTTTACAAATAATTAACTGTGTAAAAACTACAGTACTTACATTCTCATATAGCCAACATATCATTCATATTAAACTCAAAATTAGGAAGgtgtatgtacagtatttgaGTATTGTGCGTAGGCTATTTCCCATGTGATGGACACGGAGAGAAATACATTTACCAGACGCCCTTGGTGCTatgatcagggctttatgatCGACAAGACTTACAGCCAACCACGGATGAGAAAAATTACATTTGCCAGTACTGCTTTCATGTTAGATTGTACCAGAACGTATCGCTTGATCGTCTGCGGTTACCCGGCTATATATGATTCTTTCAGAGAATAGGTGGATCCAAAGACATCATTTGCGCTGCATATCAAATAGAATGCAAGGGAACTCGTTTACAATGTATCGGTACGGGTCGGGTCGTGACCACTGCAGTGCATTCTGAAGAGGGACAAGGAGTAACGTTAATAGGTATCACGCAATAACGGTTGCCAACCAGCAACATCATAGGGACGTGAAATTATGCTCTTCATTCATATATAGGTTTCCTGTCTGCGGGACCTTTGGATTGATTCTTTGATTTAAATAGAATAATATCGTAGGTCTACCATTTCAAGCAATCAAACATTATGTGAATTAGGCTATTAGTGTTGTTAACCCAATGCAACATGTTGTTGGCAGTAGAGACTTCATCGTTGCATTTATTGATTCACAGAATACGTATTTTCTGTAAGTATTGAAGTTTTGTTATTtttactgtagcctacaaaattaCATTTTATGAATGACGTGTTTTCATCTTTCAGCATTCAGACAATGTCATAAGGCGGCTACAGAAGAAATGTTCGTTTGGAATACAGCCCAGTGATCCATTTATATATTAAGTCTAGACTGTCAATTAGATATTACAAGACATGTGGGTATTCTTGTTTGATTGAATACTAATACATATTTGCAACATTTGATGTAACATTGTTACTAGGATTCCAATTAGAATATCTTAGTCTTGGCTGTAGAAAGCAGGCCAAAGTTGTAGCCTGGATATAGGCTACACCTTTACTTCTGCAGCTTTTTGAAGTCAATAGCCTACTCATCCATCATAATGACTGGATTATCGTGGAGGTCAGATATCATGGATAAAATGTAGTCATACAATTTGGTAGTAATTTACCTCTAGAGATATAGGTGTGAtttagggttggggtcaattcgaaGTCAGGCAATTCAATAAGTGATTTGAATTTTAAAACCCGAAAATGGAAAAATCTTGAACATACAGCGCTTATCTTTTTGAGCTTATTGAACAGTATTTGAAAGTAGATGGCCTTCAATTAtttaattggaatttcagtttacttcctgaatagACTGCCTTGTGTTAAAATTGAACCAAACCCTTCAGTGAGGCATTGGTAACAGTAAATGAGTTGCAGGGCAGGCGCCAGAACGAATCAGTTGGATGGACATTTGATTTCTATAGGCAGGCATGTATTTTTCAAGTGACCTCTTATGTGTGGGGGGGTGTTATAGTAAAGACTCAAAGCAGTtcttgagtttcaagtttggggaagcttacaatttatcctaccattGATACCTATCTGCATGCCAGTTATGCgcatttttgtggaacagtttcatttcattaATAACATTTTcctttctcaaaatcattgtcacgtggttaatcataaaaatatgaattaaaatgatacaaatctGAAGGTTAAAATTCAAC encodes the following:
- the rprma gene encoding protein reprimo A, whose translation is MNSTAFNQTDSAGLFNKTEDIFCCNFSSVVTDNGFVAATPDERSLFLMRVVQIAVMCVLSLTVVFGIFFLGCNLLIKSEGMINFLVTDRRPSKEVEAVIVGAY